The Dickeya poaceiphila DNA window TGGCCGAGCGCTACTTTCATATCATGCTCCTTCATAACCAGCAGATACATTTAGTAAAACTACCACCGCTACAAAAAACACCAGCATGTGGGTAAACTCTTGTCGCCAGTAACGGAGATGACATTCCTCCATAACCGCCCTTTCGGCTGATGATGTCTGCAAATTCACTCAATCGGCATCGCACATGCCCTTTCGAGAGTAGCCTAACTTACCCCTGAATGAAAAGGTGACTATGTACAGTACGTTACTTGCTGTTTTTATTGGTGGTGGCATTGGCAGCGTTGCACGCTGGCAATTAAGCGTACGCTTTAATACGTTGTTTCCCCAGATCCCCGCCGGCACATTGCTGGCAAACCTGCTCGGCGCCTTCATTATTGGTGCGGCTATGGGGTATTTCGTGCGCCAACCTGACCTCCCTCCCCACTGGAAGCTGTTACTCACAACCGGTTTCTGCGGTGGTCTGACAACGTTCTCTACGTTTTCCTACGAGATGGTGACGTTGCTGCAAAGTGGCGAATGGGCCGCAGCACTGTTCAATTTACTGATAAATGTGCTTGGCTCACTGATGATGACGGCGCTGGCGTTTGCGCTTATGGGCTGGCTGAGTGCCCACTGAGGAAGGTAGATAAATACAAAATAAAAACCCGCCATAAGGCGGGTTTTTTAGGAAATCGGTATAATTAAATAGCGATAACGTTAGCAGCAGAAGGTCCTTTAGCGCCGCTGGTGATTTCAAACTCTACACGCTGACCTTCAGCCAAGGTTTTGAAACCGTTGCTCTGGATAGCAGAAAAGTGAACGAACACGTCTTTGCTGCCATCTTCCGGAGTAATGAAACCGAATCCTTTGGACTCATTAAACCACTTAACGCTACCTTTAATCTTAGACATCAAACTTACCTTTACATGAATGAACGACACAAAATCTGTGTCAAATACAGTACAGCAAGTAGCGGCGCATTTGTCCAGCCGAACATCATCAAAAAGTGATAAAACATGATAAAAAAGCGAACTGACTCCATTCACCCCACAGATTTATCAGTCTCGACCACATTTTAACATTCAGGATCTATCAGAATAGTTGCAATTAGCTCAGCCAGCAGGAACACGGGAAGTCCGACAACCACTATGCAACGTATGTTAGAAGGGCAACACAATAGATTCCCTATAGGTGAGCACAGCGATTAGACCAAAGCGTAACGAATCGTGGGGATAGTAGGTACTGCCTATGTTCAAAATGACAGGAAAAATACTGGAGAGACAGTTTCCAGATCATACCTGTACAAGTAACAACCAATACGAATAATAGCCTCTTTTATTTATTCAGGTTTCCTCATTTAACCATCAGTCTCCACGCTGGCGGTCAGAAAAACATGAGAAAAAAATAGCGACACTCATCACAAAAATGAGAAGAAAAAAACAGGGTAAAATGCGGGAATGTACGTATAACACAACCACCTTAAGCAAAAATTAATTTTTAAAAATCAGGCCATTAAAAACATAACGAGCAACATAAAAAAAGCAGCAACCCGTAGGTTGCTGCTTTGGCGGTGCTCAATAAGGGACCTGGTGACTAATGACAGTAAATAAATTTGTACTAGTCTAAATACATCAGCAATTACTTACGCAGCATTGCGTCGATGAAGCTTTTCCAGTTGTTGAGTTCAATCTCGATCATGATAGTAACCTCGTAAGCTTTTTGTTGTCTTGCAGGGTTATTATACGCTTCTTTTTTGACCAAGATAAAGGCCTTGGGGCGCAGAAATGTGCTCTCCTTCGCATTTCTGCAATATCACCAATCAATCCAACCCTATGATTTCTTAAGATAATTTTAATAAAATGCCGTATATCGCCTTTATAAGGTATGCTTTTTTTCCTTAAAACATGAAAAATAACGGATTTAAAACATATGGCCATCATCCTGTACGGCATTAAGAATTGCGATACCATAAAAAAGGCGCGACGTTGGTTGGAAGACCATAAAATCGATTACCGTTTTCATGATTACCGCATAGATGGGTTGAACATAGAGCGCTTGCAATCCTTTATTGATGCCATTGGCTGGCAACCCTTGCTGAATACCCGCGGCACCACCTGGCGCAAACTGGAAGAGACGTATCGTAACACCATCACCAACGAAGCAGCGGCAAAAACTGTTATGCTGGAGCAACCCGCGTTGATCAAACGCCCATTGCTGGTAACCGATGACGGAAAAACGATGATCGGTTTCAGCGATGACAGCTATCAGCACTTTTTTACGGAGAACACCTCACATGTCCTGCCCGGTAATTGAACTGGCCCAGCAACTCATCAAACGCCCGTCCCTCAGCCCCGATGACGCCGGTTGTCAGGCGCTGATGATCGAACGTCTGCAAGCCATTGGTTTTAGCATCGAAAAGATGGACTTCGGCGATACCCAAAACTTCTGGGCCTGGCGTGGTCAGGGAAAGACACTGGCGTTTGCCGGTCACACCGATGTCGTGCCTGTTGGTAATCAAAGCCAATGGCAGACCCCACCGTTTGAACCCACTATCCGTGACGGCATGTTGTATGGTCGTGGTGCAGCAGACATGAAAGGCTCGTTGGCGGCAATGGTCGTAGCGGCGGAACGGTTTGTCGCGGCGCACCCTAATCATCAGGGACGCCTGGCATTTCTCATCACCTCTGACGAAGAAGCCAGTGCCGTCAACGGTACTGTCAAGGTTGTGGAAGCATTGATGGCGCGTCAGGAACGGCTGGACTACTGTCTGGTAGGCGAGCCGTCCAGTACCGAACGGGTTGGTGATGTGGTGAAAAATGGCCGGCGTGGTTCGATCACTGCCAATCTGCGGGTTCATGGCGTTCAGGGGCATGTCGCTTACCCGCATCTGGCAGACAATCCTGTGCACCGTGCTATGCCCGCACTGAATGAACTGGTGGAAACGGTCTGGGATCAGGGCAACGAATTTTTCCCACCTACCAGTATGCAGATAGCTAATATCAACGCAGGCACGGGGAGTAATAACGTGATTCCCGGCGAACTGTATGTCCAGTTCAATTTCCGTTTTAGCACTGAGCTGACCGATGAACTTATTAAAGCGCAGGTCAAAGCCTTGCTGGATCGCCACCAGCTCAACTACACGCTGGAATGGCAGTTGTCCGGTCATCCATTTTTGACAGGTCGCGGTGAACTGGTGGATGCAGTGGTCAACGCCGTTGAGCACTACAGTGAAATCACTCCGCAGCTCCTGACTACCGGTGGAACCTCTGATGGCCGATTTATCGCCCGTATGGGTTCGCAAGTGGTGGAACTGGGACCGGTCAATGCCACTATTCATAAAGTTGACGAGTGCGTCAGCGCTGCCGATCTGCAACTACTAAGCCGTATGTACCAACGCATTATGGAGCAATTGGTCGCATGATGTCCCCCGCCTGCCTGACTGGCAAAAGCGACAGCCATCTGGTGGTGCTAAGCAAATCGCATCGCCTGCAACCTGAAGCGGTCGCAGCGTTTACTGCCATGCAGCAGGCGGCGCGACAAGATGGCTTCAATCTACAACCTGCCAGTACATTTCGGGATTTCGAACGTCAACGTCACATCTGGAACGGCAAGTTCACCGGCCTGCGCCCACTGCTAGATCAGCACAGCCAGCCGATAGACGCGCTCACGCTGGACGAAGGCACGCGTTGCGAGGCAATCCTGCGTTGGTCGGCGTTACCGGGCAGCAGCCGTCACCACTGGGGCAGCGATCTGGATATCTATGACCCTGACCAATTGCCCGTCGGCCAAAAACTGCAACTGGAACCATGGGAATACCAGGCTGGTGGTTATTTTGCCGAACTTAGCGACTGGCTGACCGGGCACATGGCCGCTTTCGGCTTTTACCGCCCATTCGCTCAGGATAATGGCGGCGTAGCCATAGAACCCTGGCATCTCAGCTACGCGCCTCTGGCCCGGCTCGCCATGTCTCAGCTAACGCCTGAATGCATCTTACAAGCCTGGCAAGGGGAAGATATTGCTGGTCGACGCTGGCTGGAGCCAAACCTACCGATGTTGTTCCAGCGCTTTATACTGTCTGTTGATACGCAATGCATCCGCTGATACTGACTATCTGAATATAATGAGGAACGACCATGGGATGGCTGGCTGATTACTGGTGGGTGATACTGCTGGTACTACTGGGGATGCTGGTTAACGGCATCAAGGAACTGCGCCGTCTTGATCATAAGCGTTTTCTGCATAACAAACCACCGTTACCGCCGCACCGTGACAATAATGCACAGTGGGACGAAGACGACGATTGGCCGCAGAAAAAACCCTGACTCCGTCCCCTGAAAATATAGAAGGCCGGGAAACCTGAAGGTAACCCGGCCTTGTTATTTATGGCATTCGCCTTGTTGAGAGCTACAACCCCCGCTGTCAGTCCCTTAACGGAATGCCACCAGTTCACCGCGAGCGCCCATCACTGCCTCATCCCAGAAGCGTTTCGGGATGTAATGATGCAGCCGATCCAGTGCGCATTCCATCATGCGATTATCAATGGCGTGTCCCAGTTGCGGCACCAGATCCAGCGTAAAATCTGAGCCTTGCGCTCGCAAACTCTGTGCCGCCTGACGGGCATGATCCACTGTAATTACCGGATCTTCCTCGCCATGAATCAGGTGAACGACGATGTCATAAAACGGCTGATCCGGCAGAGCAGCAAAACGACCACTGAATGCGACAACTCGCCCGGCCAGATTCTTCTCCGCTTTCAGCGCTTCAAGGATCATAATCGTTCCTTGAGAAAAACCGATCAGCGCCGTGTGGGAATAGTCGATTCCCATCGTTTTCTGCCAGTAGCGTACAGTCTCGATAAAACGCGGCATAGCGGCGTTAACGCGGCGACCACGATTATCTTCTGTAACGTCTTGTACCGAAAACCACTGCCGTCCTTCGCCTAGCCCTACTGCTTCCGGGCCACCAACGCTGATAACCTGTGCCATAGGGAACGAGTCAGCAAAATAACGGCCAATTTGCCCCATGGAAACCGGATTGTCGCCTACGCCATGAAATAGTAAAAACAACTGCTTAGGTGCAGGTGGATTTTGCACCACAAAATAGTCATGCTTCATATCGCCTCTCCTGCGGTTACCTTCAGGGGAAACCGGCTATTTTCAAACGTGTTCAGTTGTCACTATACGCTCCTCGATAGCGGGTCAATATTGAGGTTTATTGAACAGGTTATTCCATTATCCTGTATCAGGATCAGTGTATATGAACGCAGAAAATCAGCTGGCCAAACCACAAATCGAACTACAAAATTGTGATCGCTACCACTTGAAATAAATTAGGAAAAGAAAACCACTTATTTCGATATAAAGAAATATCATTATAAAATAATATTATAATGAAGTAATATCATGGTAAGAGAATGTCATGCCAGTGTTGCCATGCAGCGTCGTCTATCTGACGCAGCGCCTGAGCTGTTTCGGTACGCCAGCGCTGGAGCAGCGCTTTTTTCCCCGCCAGTTGGAGCTGGAGCACACACTCCGCCATGCTTTGCCCTTGCTCAAGCCACAACCTCAGCGCGGTCAATGCCATCGGCGAATGCATTATCAGGCGAGATAATGCCCCCTGGCAGGCTTCTGGTGGGCGGTGGGCCAAAGCAAACCCTGCCAGATTGCGCCAGTCATCCCCAGTGAGCACCTGCTCTGCCACCAACGGCAAATCCAATGCTAACGGAATATTATGTCGCAACCAGAACCAATCCCGGAGCAGCTCCCGATGTGCGGACACTGCCAACGCGCTCCCCTCATCACTGAGCGGCAACAATGCCATCGCGCTATAGCACCCACTGCTGGCCTCCATGTGGCTACCAATACGCACCAACTGGAACCCACAACGCTGCCAGAACCGCCACAGCTCAGGTTGAAAACCGAAACTGACTGACAGAAAATCCAGCCGCTCCTGCCGAGCCTGTTGCTGTTGATCACGTACCAGTGCCTGCCCGATACCTTGACCTCGATGCAATGCCAGCACCGCGATGCGGCTAATGCGGCGCGATCGCAGCACCGGTGCCCGCCACTGGTTGCCGTGAGCCGCCAGCGACTGCGCCACCAGATTGCCTCTCGGACGTCGTCGCCCAGCCCAGACATCCTGCGCCAGCGTCTCCGGCAAACCGCCTTCATCCACCAGCCAGATAACGCCTCCCACCCTCGCATCCACACAAGCGCTGGCGACATACATGCCGGGAGCATCCAGCAAGCGGCGTAAATCCAGTGGTGAGGTACGATAATGGGCGCTGCAGAGCAGCCCATAGCAGCCTTCCAGACGCTCAGGCTGACTCAGCCAGTCATCGCGTTGCTCATGTCGAATCTCAAAGGAGACGCCACATAGCCGTTCTGGCACCTGTTTTTCCGCATCAAACAGCATCATCCTATCCACTATCTTCTCCAGTGGATCTTGCTGTGCCCAGCGCAGCGGTTCCGTCAGTTCGATAGCCCGCCAGTCCGGTAGTGACGCACAAAACTTAAGCAGAAAACCCCGCCCTGTTCCTTCATACCCTTGCACCGTAGTCGTCATCACCAACCGACGGAAAAACGGCAGCAATGCTTGCAATATCGGTGCAGGAATAGCCGCCGCTTCATCGATCAACAGCCAGTCCACCGGCAGCGTGTCATGCTGCTGACAGAACGCCAATAGCGCATCCGGCGCCCAAAACGTCGCGGCTTCCCCTGCCTGCCGCAGCAAAATCTCGCCTGCAGCACGCGAGGGGGCACTTACCCAGCAACCACCCTGACACTGACTTGCCAGCATACCTGCCAGCGTCGATTTGCCGCGACCACGCGGCGCGATAATCACAGATACCGCACAGGTGGTGTGAAGCAATTGCTGCACTACAGTGTGCTGGCTGAATGTCGGCTCGCCAGTAGCAGGTAGCCAATCTGGGCGACAACCGGGGGGCATGATTACCGGCTCGGCATCCTGCTGACGCCACAGTACAACATCGTCATCAGCCATAAGTTGACGCTGTACGTGTCGGATAAACCGGGGCGTAGCAATCGGTTCTGGTTGCTCACTCCAGCGCAGACTGTCAGTATCCGGATAATCGGGCCAATGGTTCCATTGCGGAGATAACAGGATCAACCAACTGCCGGCCTTGAGCGCACCAGCCAGTATCGCAAGCGCTTGTGCATCCAGACCGTCACGAGCATCAAATACCGCATGTAAAAATTCCCGGCCCAGCACGCCACGCACATTCGAAGCCGACAGTGCAGTCACACCTTTGGGCGTCGATGCGCTTATCCACAGCCAGTCGCCCGGCAACAGACTACTCAGGCGCTGGGCCTGAGCACCGCACCAGTCAGAACGACCGCTCAGCACCAACAACCGGCGAATGCCATAACGCTGCTGGTATTGCTGGCTGACAACAAAAGACTCCACGCCGCGCCCCAAAGAAAACCTAGCCTTTACCGACCAACAGCGACAGCAACCCCGCAGCAATCAGCGGCCCTACCGGCACGCCACGGAACAGCGCCACCCCCATCACCGTACCGACCAACAGGCCAGCCACGACCGAGGGCTGATTGCTCATCAGCACAACGCCACGCCCGCCCAGCCAGGAAACAGCGATACCGATCACCACAGCCAGCAGAGATCTCCAGTGTAAAAAAGAAGAGAACACATCGCTGGCAGAAATTTTGCCGCTGGCAATCGGTGCCATGACTCCGATAGTCAGTACCAGCACGCCAAACGACAGGCCATATTTTTCCACCCATGGGAAATAGTGATTTAATGGCGTAATGCGCACCACGAGTAGAAGCAGAATAGCCAGAGTAACAGTCATGTTCTGACTGATGATGCCAAGAGCGGCCAGAGCCAGTAAAATAAGCAACGTTGGGTCAAAAAAGGCCATAAAAAACCTATCCTTGCCGGAATCAGCCAATACACAGGCGGAGAATAATAGCACTCATTGAACAGAGACAGCAGAAAGAGTGCAACGCAGCCAGAAACAGGCTGGAGATAGGGTGTTTGGACAAACTCACCGTCTGACGTTATCAGACAGCGTCAATTAAACGATAATATCGTTCTGGCAACCGGAAACAGAAGCTGGTCGCCAGAACGTAAACGATTGCGCTGTTAGTCTAATTTAACACCCAGACGGTGTGCGACTTCCTCGTAGGCTTCAATCAGCCCACCCAGGCTCTGACGGAAACGGTCTTTATCCATTTTGTTCAGGGTTTCTTTGTCCCACAGGCGGCTACCGTCCGGCGAGAACTCATCACCCAGCACCACTTCACCTTTAAAAAGACCGAACTCCAGCTTAAAGTCCACCAAAATCAGACCCGCATCACCAAACAGCTTGCTCAGCACCTCATTGGCTTTGTAGCTCAGTTCCTTCATACGTGCCAAATTTTCTTCACTGACCCAACCGAAGGTTTTACAGTAGGACTCATTCACCATCGGGTCATGCATGGCATCGTTTTTCAAAAACAGGTCGAACAACGGAGGATTGAGAATTTCACCTTCCGTGATACCCAGACGCTTAACCAACGACCCCGCAGCACGGTTACGCACCACACACTCGACTGGCACCATCTCCAGCTTCTTCACCAGCACTTCAGTATCAGACAGCAGACGCACCATCTGGGTCGGGATACCGGCCTCTTCCAGCCTGGTCATGATGAAGTGGTTGAACTTGTTATTCACCATCCCTTTGCGATCAAACTGCTCAATGCGAGCACCATCCCCTGCTGACGTATCATTGCGGAATTCCAGCACCAGCAGATCCGGATCGTCCGTGGTGTAGACCGTTTTCGCTTTTCCGCGATACAACTCAGCTAGCTTTTGCATCTTTAATTACTCCACACAAGTAAGGGCCACCTGCACCGGTGCCCGTTAATTGAACGTGTTGATAAACCCATCACGTTGATGACTAAATGAAGAAGGGCCGGAGAACCCGACCCTTATACCCGTCATACTTCAAGTTGCATGTGCGTTGGCTTTCCTCGTTCACCCCAGTCACTTACTTAAGTAAGCTCCTGGGGATTCGCTGCGTCGCCGCCTGCCTGCAACTCGAATTATTTAGGGTATATATTCTTGCGTTTTACGATTTGCTAAACGCGGCCTGGAACACCGCGATCAGCGCGTCATTTTGCGACTGGCTTAGCGTATGTCCTTTCGAGTCGATAAATTGCAACGTACTGCGATTGCCCAAATCACCGACCTGCAGTTTGTAATCGCCGTTCGG harbors:
- a CDS encoding DUF441 domain-containing protein, yielding MAFFDPTLLILLALAALGIISQNMTVTLAILLLLVVRITPLNHYFPWVEKYGLSFGVLVLTIGVMAPIASGKISASDVFSSFLHWRSLLAVVIGIAVSWLGGRGVVLMSNQPSVVAGLLVGTVMGVALFRGVPVGPLIAAGLLSLLVGKG
- the purC gene encoding phosphoribosylaminoimidazolesuccinocarboxamide synthase codes for the protein MQKLAELYRGKAKTVYTTDDPDLLVLEFRNDTSAGDGARIEQFDRKGMVNNKFNHFIMTRLEEAGIPTQMVRLLSDTEVLVKKLEMVPVECVVRNRAAGSLVKRLGITEGEILNPPLFDLFLKNDAMHDPMVNESYCKTFGWVSEENLARMKELSYKANEVLSKLFGDAGLILVDFKLEFGLFKGEVVLGDEFSPDGSRLWDKETLNKMDKDRFRQSLGGLIEAYEEVAHRLGVKLD
- the crcB gene encoding fluoride efflux transporter CrcB — translated: MYSTLLAVFIGGGIGSVARWQLSVRFNTLFPQIPAGTLLANLLGAFIIGAAMGYFVRQPDLPPHWKLLLTTGFCGGLTTFSTFSYEMVTLLQSGEWAAALFNLLINVLGSLMMTALAFALMGWLSAH
- a CDS encoding M15 family metallopeptidase, which encodes MMSPACLTGKSDSHLVVLSKSHRLQPEAVAAFTAMQQAARQDGFNLQPASTFRDFERQRHIWNGKFTGLRPLLDQHSQPIDALTLDEGTRCEAILRWSALPGSSRHHWGSDLDIYDPDQLPVGQKLQLEPWEYQAGGYFAELSDWLTGHMAAFGFYRPFAQDNGGVAIEPWHLSYAPLARLAMSQLTPECILQAWQGEDIAGRRWLEPNLPMLFQRFILSVDTQCIR
- a CDS encoding ArsC family reductase, with translation MAIILYGIKNCDTIKKARRWLEDHKIDYRFHDYRIDGLNIERLQSFIDAIGWQPLLNTRGTTWRKLEETYRNTITNEAAAKTVMLEQPALIKRPLLVTDDGKTMIGFSDDSYQHFFTENTSHVLPGN
- the cspE gene encoding transcription antiterminator/RNA stability regulator CspE, which encodes MSKIKGSVKWFNESKGFGFITPEDGSKDVFVHFSAIQSNGFKTLAEGQRVEFEITSGAKGPSAANVIAI
- a CDS encoding YpfN family protein, whose protein sequence is MGWLADYWWVILLVLLGMLVNGIKELRRLDHKRFLHNKPPLPPHRDNNAQWDEDDDWPQKKP
- the ypfH gene encoding esterase, which codes for MKHDYFVVQNPPAPKQLFLLFHGVGDNPVSMGQIGRYFADSFPMAQVISVGGPEAVGLGEGRQWFSVQDVTEDNRGRRVNAAMPRFIETVRYWQKTMGIDYSHTALIGFSQGTIMILEALKAEKNLAGRVVAFSGRFAALPDQPFYDIVVHLIHGEEDPVITVDHARQAAQSLRAQGSDFTLDLVPQLGHAIDNRMMECALDRLHHYIPKRFWDEAVMGARGELVAFR
- a CDS encoding tRNA(Met) cytidine acetyltransferase TmcA — its product is MESFVVSQQYQQRYGIRRLLVLSGRSDWCGAQAQRLSSLLPGDWLWISASTPKGVTALSASNVRGVLGREFLHAVFDARDGLDAQALAILAGALKAGSWLILLSPQWNHWPDYPDTDSLRWSEQPEPIATPRFIRHVQRQLMADDDVVLWRQQDAEPVIMPPGCRPDWLPATGEPTFSQHTVVQQLLHTTCAVSVIIAPRGRGKSTLAGMLASQCQGGCWVSAPSRAAGEILLRQAGEAATFWAPDALLAFCQQHDTLPVDWLLIDEAAAIPAPILQALLPFFRRLVMTTTVQGYEGTGRGFLLKFCASLPDWRAIELTEPLRWAQQDPLEKIVDRMMLFDAEKQVPERLCGVSFEIRHEQRDDWLSQPERLEGCYGLLCSAHYRTSPLDLRRLLDAPGMYVASACVDARVGGVIWLVDEGGLPETLAQDVWAGRRRPRGNLVAQSLAAHGNQWRAPVLRSRRISRIAVLALHRGQGIGQALVRDQQQQARQERLDFLSVSFGFQPELWRFWQRCGFQLVRIGSHMEASSGCYSAMALLPLSDEGSALAVSAHRELLRDWFWLRHNIPLALDLPLVAEQVLTGDDWRNLAGFALAHRPPEACQGALSRLIMHSPMALTALRLWLEQGQSMAECVLQLQLAGKKALLQRWRTETAQALRQIDDAAWQHWHDILLP
- the dapE gene encoding succinyl-diaminopimelate desuccinylase gives rise to the protein MSCPVIELAQQLIKRPSLSPDDAGCQALMIERLQAIGFSIEKMDFGDTQNFWAWRGQGKTLAFAGHTDVVPVGNQSQWQTPPFEPTIRDGMLYGRGAADMKGSLAAMVVAAERFVAAHPNHQGRLAFLITSDEEASAVNGTVKVVEALMARQERLDYCLVGEPSSTERVGDVVKNGRRGSITANLRVHGVQGHVAYPHLADNPVHRAMPALNELVETVWDQGNEFFPPTSMQIANINAGTGSNNVIPGELYVQFNFRFSTELTDELIKAQVKALLDRHQLNYTLEWQLSGHPFLTGRGELVDAVVNAVEHYSEITPQLLTTGGTSDGRFIARMGSQVVELGPVNATIHKVDECVSAADLQLLSRMYQRIMEQLVA